Proteins from one Actinomycetota bacterium genomic window:
- a CDS encoding TIGR03564 family F420-dependent LLM class oxidoreductase, protein MDIGIGIGGQTVDEVVAQAQRAGAEGFASAWTANIFGLDAITTLAIAGRAVPGLHLGTAVVPTFPRHPHAMAQQAMTAWDATGGRFTLGIGLSHQIVIETMFGLSYDKPAAHMREYLAVLLPLLRDGNVSFDGDLYRVHAPLERAGNQEGPPVLVAAMAPVMLRLAGEVADGTLLWMTGPKTVANHVAPRIHKAAADAGRAAPQIVAALPIAVTTDIDAAKQQAASTFEIYGGLPSYRAMLDAEGAAGPADVAIVGDEAAVAAGVQEMADAGVTEFSASCFGDRDTIRRTTALLKELRST, encoded by the coding sequence GTGGACATCGGCATAGGAATCGGTGGTCAGACCGTCGACGAGGTCGTCGCCCAAGCGCAGAGGGCGGGCGCGGAGGGCTTCGCCTCAGCGTGGACGGCGAACATCTTCGGTCTCGACGCCATCACCACCCTGGCGATCGCGGGCCGCGCCGTCCCCGGCCTTCATCTCGGCACCGCCGTCGTACCGACGTTTCCCCGGCATCCACACGCAATGGCCCAGCAGGCGATGACCGCGTGGGACGCGACGGGCGGGCGCTTCACCCTCGGTATCGGCCTTTCGCACCAAATCGTGATCGAGACGATGTTCGGACTCTCGTACGACAAACCCGCAGCACACATGCGCGAGTACCTCGCGGTGCTGCTGCCGCTCCTCCGCGATGGCAACGTCTCGTTCGACGGAGACCTGTATCGCGTACACGCGCCGCTCGAAAGAGCCGGCAACCAGGAGGGTCCGCCCGTGCTCGTCGCGGCCATGGCGCCCGTCATGCTTCGACTGGCCGGGGAGGTGGCCGACGGCACCCTGCTCTGGATGACCGGACCCAAGACCGTGGCCAACCACGTCGCTCCTCGGATACACAAGGCGGCGGCCGACGCTGGCCGTGCTGCGCCGCAGATCGTCGCTGCCCTGCCCATCGCCGTTACCACCGACATCGACGCTGCGAAGCAACAGGCGGCCTCGACGTTCGAGATCTACGGGGGACTGCCGTCCTACCGCGCCATGCTCGATGCCGAAGGTGCGGCCGGTCCCGCCGACGTTGCCATCGTTGGCGATGAAGCCGCCGTGGCCGCTGGCGTACAGGAGATGGCCGACGCCGGCGTCACCGAGTTCAGCGCCTCCTGCTTCGGAGACCGCGACACGATTCGTCGCACCACAGCGCTGCTGAAGGAACTCCGCTCGACCTGA
- a CDS encoding AAA family ATPase codes for MIVVTGPPGAGKTTVARLIADALSPSVHLHSDDFWNYIRNGRIAPYLPESTKQNELVMHIVAQAASGYARAGYHVIVDGIVGPWFIGVFRKLTAEGDLSLHYIVLRPDESIAVDRARGRGAPALTDDGPVRKMYAEFSGLGTFEAFVLDSSRQTPDETARLVRERVAVGSHRLTSDSQE; via the coding sequence TTGATCGTCGTGACCGGGCCGCCAGGCGCGGGGAAGACCACGGTGGCACGACTCATCGCCGATGCGCTGTCGCCCAGCGTTCATCTGCACTCCGACGACTTCTGGAACTACATCCGCAACGGACGAATCGCGCCGTATCTCCCCGAGTCCACGAAGCAGAACGAGCTCGTCATGCACATCGTTGCCCAGGCGGCCAGCGGCTACGCGCGCGCCGGATACCACGTCATTGTCGATGGCATCGTCGGTCCATGGTTCATCGGGGTCTTCCGGAAACTCACCGCCGAGGGCGATCTATCGCTGCACTACATCGTGTTGCGTCCCGACGAGTCGATTGCCGTCGACCGTGCACGTGGCCGGGGTGCGCCTGCGCTCACTGATGACGGACCGGTGCGGAAGATGTACGCCGAGTTCTCTGGGCTCGGGACGTTCGAAGCGTTCGTGCTCGACAGCAGCCGACAGACACCCGACGAGACCGCGAGGCTCGTCCGTGAGCGCGTCGCCGTTGGCTCCCACCGACTCACATCCGACTCGCAGGAATAG
- a CDS encoding limonene-1,2-epoxide hydrolase, whose protein sequence is MAKPIDVVREFCDNWAKGDLDTLMDFFTDDAVYHNIPVAPVSGKEAIRQTIAGFTAGVDRVEFRVLNIVGEGNVVLTERVDAFFTPAVTIELPVMGAFEIVDGKIAAWRDYFDLNQFMSQLPAG, encoded by the coding sequence GTGGCCAAACCGATCGATGTGGTGCGGGAGTTCTGCGACAACTGGGCGAAGGGCGACCTCGACACGCTCATGGATTTCTTCACCGACGACGCGGTGTACCACAACATCCCCGTCGCCCCGGTGAGCGGCAAGGAGGCGATCCGCCAGACGATCGCCGGCTTCACCGCCGGCGTCGACCGCGTGGAGTTCCGTGTGCTCAACATCGTCGGCGAAGGCAACGTCGTCCTCACCGAGCGGGTGGACGCGTTCTTCACGCCGGCCGTCACGATCGAGCTACCGGTGATGGGAGCGTTCGAGATCGTCGACGGCAAGATCGCCGCCTGGCGCGACTACTTCGACCTCAACCAGTTCATGTCGCAACTGCCCGCCGGCTAG
- a CDS encoding alpha/beta hydrolase: protein MALWDDELDALRPQLRDEAKAFIATIPWREADTATLPVEERVAAVRASQLGGGPSDRAVDRMIEGPAGPIRLRTFAHEQPDGVLLHIHGGAWMAGSPEMMDLLHEIIVETCHVAVVSVDYRLAPEHPYPAGPDDCEAAARWLLDHGAEEFGSDRLLIAGESAGAHLAAVTLLRMRDRHRAADRFLGANLVFGAYDLSRTPSQRGVGIAPGSDILDGTGFPLDLFLPGMSDEKRRDPDVSPLYADLRGMPPALFSVGSNDHLLDDTLFMAARWEVAGNRSELLVYPETPHGCIALPSVAGHFFPRLFDFLRDCLEARLPVSQP, encoded by the coding sequence ATGGCGCTCTGGGACGATGAGCTCGATGCGCTCCGACCGCAGCTGCGGGACGAGGCGAAGGCCTTCATCGCCACCATCCCGTGGCGGGAGGCTGATACGGCGACGTTGCCAGTCGAGGAGCGGGTCGCAGCCGTCCGCGCCTCGCAGCTGGGCGGCGGGCCCTCCGACCGGGCGGTCGACCGCATGATCGAGGGACCCGCCGGGCCGATCCGGCTTCGCACGTTCGCGCACGAGCAGCCAGACGGCGTGCTGCTCCACATCCACGGCGGCGCGTGGATGGCGGGCTCACCCGAGATGATGGATCTGCTCCACGAGATCATCGTCGAGACGTGCCACGTCGCAGTCGTGAGCGTCGACTACCGCCTTGCACCGGAGCACCCGTATCCCGCCGGTCCGGACGATTGCGAGGCGGCGGCTCGCTGGTTGCTCGACCACGGGGCCGAGGAGTTCGGCTCCGATCGACTGCTCATCGCCGGCGAGTCGGCCGGCGCGCACCTCGCCGCGGTCACCTTGCTCCGCATGCGCGACAGACATCGGGCGGCCGATCGCTTCCTCGGCGCGAACCTGGTGTTCGGCGCGTACGACCTTTCGCGCACGCCCAGCCAGCGGGGCGTGGGGATCGCGCCCGGCTCCGACATCCTCGACGGCACCGGCTTCCCGCTCGACCTCTTCCTGCCCGGGATGTCCGATGAGAAGCGCCGCGATCCCGACGTCTCACCGCTCTACGCCGACCTGCGCGGGATGCCGCCCGCGCTGTTCTCCGTCGGTAGCAACGACCATCTGCTCGACGACACCCTGTTCATGGCGGCGCGTTGGGAGGTTGCGGGCAATCGGAGTGAGTTGCTCGTGTACCCCGAGACGCCGCACGGGTGCATCGCCCTGCCGTCGGTCGCCGGGCACTTCTTCCCGCGGCTCTTCGACTTCCTCCGTGACTGCCTGGAGGCGCGGCTGCCCGTCAGCCAGCCGTAG
- a CDS encoding methyltransferase domain-containing protein: MSEEIANADMARAWDGEEGDQWTQFADEYDDTSRSIWARFLETDPIGRADQVLDIGCGCGQSTRDAARLAHEGSALGVDLSSSMLAVARRRATAEGVPNVDFRQADAQVYAFDPGTFDIAISRFGVMFFDDRTAAFTNIASALRSGGRLAMLAWQDIRKNEWIMTVRETLAAGRDLPMPPAGAPGPMALADQDDVRGLLAGAGFESIGFTSIEEPVWFGADAEAAYEFVGEIGIVKGLSDGLDADTKAAAHEQLRAALRAHETPEGVRFGSGAWLISATKA; encoded by the coding sequence GTGTCCGAAGAAATCGCCAACGCCGACATGGCAAGAGCCTGGGATGGTGAGGAGGGTGACCAGTGGACGCAGTTTGCGGACGAGTACGACGACACGAGCCGGTCGATCTGGGCCCGGTTCCTGGAGACCGACCCGATCGGGCGCGCCGACCAAGTGCTCGACATCGGCTGCGGCTGCGGGCAGTCAACCCGCGACGCGGCGCGTCTGGCGCACGAAGGATCTGCGCTCGGCGTCGACCTGTCTTCCTCGATGCTCGCCGTCGCCCGACGCCGCGCTACCGCGGAAGGCGTCCCGAACGTCGACTTTCGACAAGCTGACGCGCAGGTGTACGCGTTCGATCCCGGTACCTTCGATATCGCGATCAGCCGATTCGGCGTGATGTTCTTCGACGACCGAACGGCCGCCTTCACGAACATCGCGTCGGCGCTCCGTTCGGGCGGCCGGCTGGCCATGCTGGCGTGGCAGGACATCAGGAAGAACGAGTGGATCATGACCGTGCGTGAGACCTTGGCCGCTGGCCGGGACCTCCCCATGCCGCCGGCTGGGGCGCCGGGCCCGATGGCGCTCGCCGACCAGGACGATGTGCGCGGGCTGCTCGCAGGCGCCGGCTTCGAGTCGATCGGTTTCACATCCATCGAAGAACCCGTCTGGTTCGGCGCCGACGCCGAGGCGGCGTATGAGTTCGTCGGTGAGATTGGGATCGTAAAGGGACTCTCGGACGGGCTCGACGCCGACACCAAAGCTGCGGCCCACGAGCAGCTCAGAGCAGCACTCCGGGCGCACGAAACCCCCGAGGGGGTTCGGTTCGGCAGCGGCGCATGGCTGATCTCCGCGACCAAGGCGTGA